The following proteins are encoded in a genomic region of Triticum dicoccoides isolate Atlit2015 ecotype Zavitan chromosome 1B, WEW_v2.0, whole genome shotgun sequence:
- the LOC119341911 gene encoding SNF2 domain-containing protein CLASSY 1-like, whose translation MPVPLVGAVATRTRSRRLAMQPPAPEEAPRAKRRRKGATRADADGGGGSKGADSSKSETRPNRRGRPPRASVKSKEAEAEADAPACGDWVEVSRGDGYDGGGRRGDDASGDDNGESRADEACGIGQGSHEHHSAASGNRINEHQGSGAVNGSNSCHVMNEVVVSGDAGGLKGRGGEGGGLGGGFHVDEEHMNEDDTTVGCGNRELPTADAMMDDEAAASEDDFGDYYDDEMMEERLVADLIRAYSNGGNLEASNGAYGNGGDLEEAEDEMGFTDDGDDDDFMHDADECGMSEPINDDAKAPINDDAKAGTQDPVDHKVVAGEVRCHEEEEEEDVIKDEVETKREGATGFNQGRSHIEILDSDEEVKVLNDASKASKRKPLPRKKEPVVPCVAWRTRSLWGLKQDRLSYNAYFEELSDEPEEEDDSEVELDDEDDDSADDDNSASHDSEVELEEEDAKKKAKEEEEAEMRKRKKEIASSSAKIRAGPFPLYTNTGKRIQKATPHRCNNSKPRRRIQTHHRIDSSDDEIIDHTVADGFKWEVDKKPGIQPLNFDKDGSEGPVGNDITQHQKQTHFTWDLERRKRLKLETTTKERQLFERHLDSDSSPSSSDQNKRHGDDSKTEKEKKHLASKSGKSAKKSSGSGSKTLKRQSLLKLLMDKMSGDKDGGFSPFDQHPQFDYNFKDPHPLVFSFGTENSTPADIPEQNAKENMLWGDFDFALESENIGTYYDDEHQGETNVLDLGLPSKTPCSRGKHEFIIDDQIGIRCKYCSLVNLEIRFVLPSMVSNYTEKTPWRNGSYLKEALMYHDLCEQAGSVDGQSQDFHLYGTVWDLIPGVITSMYQHQREAFEFMWTNLVGDIRLDELKHGAKPDVVGGCVICHAPGTGKTRLAIVFIQTYMKVFPDCRPVIIAPRGMLFAWEEEFKKWDVNVPFHIMNTTDFSGKEDRDICRLIKKEHRTERLTRLVKLLSWNKGHGILGISYGLYMKLTSEKKSGCTEGNKVRSILLENPGLLVLDEGHTPRNERSIMWKTLGKVKTEKRIILSGTPFQNNFLELYNILCLVRPRFGEMFLTEKKVGRRHYVSKKRQDKFSDKYEKGVWASLTSNVTDDNAEKVRSILKPFVHIHNGTILRTLPGLRESVIVLKPPPLQKSIIRKVENIGSGNNFEHEYVISLASTHPSLVTAINMSEEEASLIDKPMLERLRSNPYEGVKTRFVIEVVRLCEALKEKVLIFSQFIQPLELIKEHLSKLFKWRVGKEILQMDGKIQPRYRQTSIEVFNNPDSDAKVLLASTRACCEGISLTGASRVVLLDVVWNPAVGRQAISRAFRIGQKKFVYTYNLITYGTGEGDKYDRQAEKDHLSKLVFSQEDEFNNVRNMLSKAEMDHCSKLISKDKVLEEMTSHDQLKGMFLKIHYPPTESNMVFTYNQIAPELS comes from the exons ATGCCGGTGCCGCTGGTGGGGGCGGTGGCGACGCGGACCCGATCGAGGAGACTGGCGATGCagccgccggcgccggaggaggcgcCGAGGGCcaagaggaggaggaagggggcgacGAGGGCGGACGCCGACGGCGGCGGTGGGAGCAAGGGCGCCGACTCCTCCAAGTCGGAAACGAGACCGAATCGTCGTGGGCGGCCCCCGCGGGCCTCAGTGAAGAGCAAGGAGGCAGAGGCGGAGGCGGATGCGCCCGCCTGTGGAGACTGGGTGGAGGTGTCCCGGGGCGATGGCTATGACGGCGGTGGGCGGCGAGGTGATGATGCTTCTGGCGATGATAATGGCGAATCTCGCGCCGACGAGGCATGCGGCATTGGCCAGGGGAGCCATGAGCATCACAGTGCCGCTAGTGGGAATCGAATCAATGAGCATCAGGGGAGTGGGGCGGTCAATGGTTCGAATTCGTGTCATGTGATGAATGAGGTGGTGGTATCAGGCGATGCAGGGGGGCTGAAAGGTCGTGGGGGTGAGGGAGGTGGGCTAGGTGGTGGTTTTCATGTGGATGAGGAGCACATGAATGAAGACGATACAACAGTAGGCTGTGGAAACAGGGAGCTGCCGACGGCGGATGCGATGATGGATGACGAGGCTGCAGCGTCTGAAGATGACTTTGGAGATTACTATGACGACGAGATGATGGAGGAAAGACTGGTTGCAGATCTGATCCGTGCTTACAGTAATGGTGGTAATTTGGAGGCAAGTAATGGTGCTTACGGCAATGGTGGTGATTTGGAGGAAGCCGAGGATGAGATGGGATTcactgatgatggtgatgatgacgatttTATGCATGATGCAGATGAATGTGGCATGTCTGAACCAATCAACGACGATGCTAAGGCGCCAATCAACGATGATGCTAAGGCGGGAACGCAGGATCCGGTGGATCACAAGGTTGTTGCTGGTGAGGTTAGGtgccatgaggaggaggaggaagaagatgttaTTAAGGATGAGGTGGAGACTAAGCGAGAAGGAGCTACGGGCTTTAATCAAGGGAGATCGCATATAGAAATTCTTGATTCAGACGAGGAAGTAAAAGTGCTCAATGATGCCAGTAAGGCCTCGAAGAGGAAACCGTTGCCGCGAAAAAAGGAACCTGTCGTGCCATGTGTTGCATGGAGGACTCGGTCATTATGGGGGCTTAAGCAAGATAGGTTGTCGTACAATGCGTATTTTGAGGAGTTGTCCGATGAGCCAGAAgaggaggatgattcagaagtggaaCTGGATGACGAGGATGATGACAGTGCCGATGATGACAATAGTGCCAGTCATGATTCAGAAGTGGAACTGGAAGAAGAGGACGCAAAAAAGAAAGcgaaagaggaagaagaggccgaAATGAGAAAACGCAAGAAAGAAATTGCCTCATCTTCGGCTAAAATAAGGGCTGGGCCTTTTCCTCTTTATACGAATACAGGGAAGAGAATACAAAAAGCAACCCCACACAGGTGCAACAACTCAAAGCCACGGAGGAGGATACAAACCCACCATAGAATTGACTCATCTGATGATGAGATAATTGATCATACTGTAGCAGATGGTTTCAAGTGGGAAGTCGACAAAAAACCAGGGATTCAACCACTGAACTTTGATAAAGATGGCAGTGAGGGTCCAGTGGGCAATGACATTACACAGCATCAGAAGCAGACACATTTTACTTGGGATCTTGAGAGGAGGAAAAGGCTGAAGCTTGAAACGACGACTAAGGAACGTCAATTGTTTGAGCGACATTTGGACTCGGACTCTAGCCCATCCAGTTCGGATCAGAATAAAAGGCATGGCGATGATAGCAAAACTGAGAAGGAAAAGAAGCATTTGGCATCAAAATCTGGAAAATCTGCCAAGAAATCCAGCGGTTCAGGTTCAAAAACGCTAAAGCGACAGTCACTTCTGAAGCTTCTGATGGATAAGATGAGTGGCGATAAAGATGGAGGATTCTCTCCTTTTGACCAGCATCCTCAGTTCGACTATAATTTCAAGGATCCTCATCCATTGGTATTCTCATTTGGCACTGAAAATTCCACACCAGCTGACATACCAGAGCAAAATGCTAAAGAAAATATGCTGTGGGGTGACTTTGACTTTGCTTTAGAGTCAGAGAATATTGGAACCTACTATGATGACGAG CACCAAGGAGAGACCAATGTGCTAGATCTTGGACTTCCTTCTAAAACACCTTGTTCTCGAGGGAAGCATGAATTTATTATTGACGACCAAATAGGAATCAGATGCAAATACTGCTCCTTGGTAAATCTGGAAATCAGATTTGTTTTACCATCAATG GTCTCAAATTACACAGAAAAAACTCCTTGGCGAAATGGATCTTATTTGAAGGAAGCGTTGATGTATCATGATCTTTGTGAACAAGCTGGAAGTGTTGACGGGCAATCTCAAGATTTCCATCTATATGGAACAGTATGGGATCTCATCCCTGGTGTCATTACTAGTATGTATCAGCATCAACGCGAAGCATTTGAATTTATGTGGACAAATCTAGTTGGTGATATTAGGCTTGATGAGCTGAAGCATGGAGCTAAACCTGATGTTGTTGGAGGATGTGTGATCTGTCATGCCCCAGGGACAGGAAAGACACGTTTAGCTATTGTTTTTATCCAGACATATATGAAGGTATTTCCAGACTGTCGGCCAGTTATTATTGCACCTCGCGGGATGCTGTTTGCTTGGGAAGAGGAGTTCAAAAAATGGGACGTCAATGTTCCTTTCCATATAATGAACACTACAGATTTTTCAGGGAAAGAAGACAGAGACATATGTAGGCTAATAAAGAAAGAGCATCGGACAGAGAGGTTGACGAGGCTTGTAAAACTGCTTTCATGGAACAAGGGTCATGGTATTCTTGGAATAAGTTATGGTCTATATATGAAACTTACATCGGAAAAAAAATCTGGCTGCACTGAAGGGAACAAAGTAAGAAGTATTCTTCTCGAGAACCCTGGTTTGCTTGTGCTAGATGAAGGACACACACCTAGGAACGAGCGCAGTATTATGTGGAAGACATTGGGAAAAGTTAAAACTGAGAAGCGCATAATTCTATCAGGAACTCCTTTCCAGAACAATTTTCTTGAGCTTTATAATATACTCTGTTTGGTAAGGCCTAGGTTTGGTGAAATGTTTTTGACTGAGAAAAAAGTGGGCAGAAGGCACTATGTCTCAAAGAAGCGACAGGATAAGTTTTCTGACAAATACGAAAAAGGAGTTTGGGCTTCATTAACTAGTAATGTAACTGATGATAATGCAGAGAAAGTCAGATCAATACTGAAGCCATTTGTTCATATCCATAATGGCACCATTCTTCGAACTCTTCCAGGGCTCAGAGAGAGTGTGATTGTTCTGAAACCTCCTCCTCTTCAGAAGAGTATCATTAGAAAGGTGGAGAATATTGGGTCTGGTAATAATTTTGAGCATGAATATGTTATTTCCTTAGCTTCGACACATCCTTCTCTTGTGACTGCCATCAACATGTCCGAAGAGGAAGCTTCACTTATTGATAAACCTATGCTTGAGAGATTAAGGTCAAATCCCTATGAAGGGGTTAAAACAAGATTTGTAATTGAAGTCGTTCGTTTGTGTGAAGCACTGAAAGAAAAGGTATTGATCTTTAGTCAATTTATTcagccactagaattgataaaagaACACCTTAGCAAGCTTTTCAAATGGAGAGTAGGGAAAGAGATTCTCCAAATGGATGGGAAGATCCAACCACGATATCGCCAGACTTCAATTGAAGTTTTCAATAATCCAGATAGTGATGCGAAGGTGTTACTTGCATCTACAAGAGCTTGCTGTGAAGGGATTAGCCTAACCGGAGCTTCAAGAGTTGTTCTTCTAGATGTGGTTTGGAATCCCGCTGTGGGAAGGCAAGCTATCAGTAGGGCATTTAGGATAGGACAGAAGAAATTTGTATATACATACAATTTAATAACTTATGGAACAGGTGAAGGTGACAAGTATGATAGACAAGCAGAAAAGGACCATTTGTCTAAGTTGGTCTTCTCTCAAGAGGATGAGTTCAATAATGTCAGGAACATGCTATCAAAAGCTGAAATGGATCACTGTTCTAAGTTAATATCTAAGGATAAAGTTCTGGAGGAGATGACCTCCCATGACCAGCTAAAGGGCATGTTCTTAAAGATACACTATCCACCAACTGAGTCAAACATGGTTTTCACTTACAACCAGATTGCCCCCGAGTTGAGTTAA